GCTTCGCGCCGCGCGCCAGATGCGCCGCGATGGCGGCCGAGAAAACGCATCCGGTGCCGTGCGCACCGCTCTTCTGACGCGGCGCCCTCAGCTCGATGAACTTGCGGCCGTCGAAGTAGAGATCGGTGGACCGCGCGCGATCGGCGAAGTGCCCGCCCTTGATCACGACGGCCTTCGCACCCATCGCGAGGATTTTCGCAGCGCCCTCGCGAATCGAATCGCGATCGCGAATCGCGATTCCCGCCAGCGCCTCGGCCTCCGGAACGTTGGGCGTGACAATGCGCGCGAGCGGGATCAGTTCGTCGCGCAGCATGCGCTCGCCGCGCTTGTCGATGAGCCGCGCGCCGCTGCTCGCGATCGTAACCGGATCGACAACGGGGCGCGGCATCTTGAAACGCACGATCGCGCGCGCCGTCTCGCGCACCGCGCCGGCGCTGCCCATCGCGCCGGTTTTAATCGCGAGCGGCATGCTCTCCGCCAAGAGCACCTCAATCTGCGCCGCGATCATCGCAGGCTTAACGGCATCGACGCGCGTGACGCGCGAGCTCGACTGCGCGATGATCGAAGTGATCACCGAGTACCCGTAAACGCCGAGCGCGGCGAAAGTTCTGATGTCGGATTGGATTCCTGCGCCGCCGCCGGGGTCACTGCCCGCGATCGTTAACGCAAGGGGAATTGTGCTGCCGCTCAAGAGTTTATTTATCCTATCACGCTTTTGCGTTCGCCACGAGTGCGCGTTTTTGCAGACCCACGTTGTCCGAGATCGGAAGCGGTAGTATCTTGCCGTTCATGCCGCTTCGCGCGGCCGAATGCATGGCAGTACGCGGACAAGACGAGTTTCTCAACCTTCCGTTCCAGGAAAAACTGGAATTTCTCTACGGCCTGCCCG
This portion of the Candidatus Binataceae bacterium genome encodes:
- the thiD gene encoding bifunctional hydroxymethylpyrimidine kinase/phosphomethylpyrimidine kinase; protein product: MSGSTIPLALTIAGSDPGGGAGIQSDIRTFAALGVYGYSVITSIIAQSSSRVTRVDAVKPAMIAAQIEVLLAESMPLAIKTGAMGSAGAVRETARAIVRFKMPRPVVDPVTIASSGARLIDKRGERMLRDELIPLARIVTPNVPEAEALAGIAIRDRDSIREGAAKILAMGAKAVVIKGGHFADRARSTDLYFDGRKFIELRAPRQKSGAHGTGCVFSAAIAAHLARGAKLEDAVSAAKEFVTLALANSFKLGRGRAVLDQFSAVAR